The Micromonospora siamensis genome contains the following window.
CCAGCACCGATCTCCGCACCGCGGGTCTGGTGGGCAGAAGGTGCATCGAGTCACCTCTCATCATGGATCCAGGGGGCGGGGGGCCGAACGCGATCTCCCCGCCCCGACCCTAGGAGCGCCCCCGCCGCTGGTCACCGTGCAGATGTCGGCAGGTCCACCGGCCCGTTCCGACACGTGCAGGAGACATGACAAACCGGCCGGTCGGTTGCGCCCCGGCCAACCCCGTCGGAAGGTAGGCGGACGGTCCTGCCGAAACCGCGAGCCGGGCCCGATCTTCGGCGGTGTCGTGGGGACACCGGGATGACCGGGGGAAGCACAGTGCACACAGAGCTGCAACGCATCGTCGACACCATGGCCGCCCGGGTCGGCCGGCCCGCCCTGATCGAGGACCGGCGCCAGCGCGTCGTCGTCTACAGCGAACACACCGGCCTGATCGACGACGTCCGCCGCAGCTCCATCCTGCGCCGGCACACCACCCCCGAGGTCATCGCCTGGTTCCGGCAGGTGGGCATCTCCGACGCCCGCCGGCCGGTACGTACCCCCGCCTCGCCCGAACTGGACCTGCTCCCCCGGGTCTGCGTGCCGATCCGCCACCAGGACCTGCTGCTGGGCTTCGTCTGGTTCATCGACGCGGCCGGTGACATGAGCGACGAGGACATCGCCACCGTCACCGAGGCGGTGCCCGACCTGTCCCTGGCCCTGTACCGGGAGAACCTGCTCGGCGAACTGACCTCGCAGCGGGAGGCGGAGGCCGCGCGTACCCTGCTCTCCGACGCGCCCGAGACCCGCGCCGAGGCCGTCCGGTCGCTGCTCGCCGACGGGATCGTCGGCGCCGACGGCGAGGTCACCGCTCTGGTCGCGAAGCTGGTCGCTGACCGCGGCCAGCCGCTGGACGACCCGGCCCGGGTGGCGCTGGAGCACACCCTGGTCGCCACCCGCCGGTGGATCGGCCCGCGCGAGGCCCTGCACCTGGTCCGACACGACCACGGGGTGCTGCTGCTGTGCTGCGGGCGGGGGACCAACCGGGTCAGCACCGAGGCCGTCGCCGAGCACCTCGGGGCGAGCCTGCGCAGCGCCGGGGGCGGCCTGCCGTCGGTGGCCCGCGGCGTCGTCGGCGTCGGGCAGCCCCGCACCCGGCTCCACGACACCGTCGCCTCCTACCAGGAGGCGCTGCAGGCGGCCCGGGTGGGCGTCCAACTGCCCGCCCTCGGCCCGGTGGTGGCCTGGGCCGACCTGGGCATCTACCGGGTGCTCGCCCGAATGGACGCCCAGCAGCTGGGCGTCGCCGGAGTGCATCCCGGCCTGGAGCGGCTGCTGCGCGACGAGGCCAACCAGGTGCTGCTGGAGACCCTGGAGACCTATCTCGACCTGGCCGGCAACGCCCACGCCACCGCCCAGCGGCTACGCCTGCACCGCACCACCCTCTACTACCGGCTGCAGCGCGTCGAGCAGCTCGCCGAGACCGACCTCAAGGACGGCAACGAACGGCTCTGCCTGCACCTGGCCCTGAAGCTCGGCCGACTCACCGGGCACTACCGGCCCGCCCGCTGAGCGGCGGCGGGGGCGCCGGACGCCCCCGCCGCGCCCGCACTACAGGCCCGCCGCCACGGCGGCGGTACGCCCGCCGACCACCGGCAGCTCGATCCGGCTGCGGTCGAAGTGGACGGTGATGTTCGCCCGGGTCTGCTTGGCCCGGCTGCTGTAGCCGGAGTACGACCCGAGCAGCACCACCCCGACCTGGTGACCGGCGTCGAAGACGTAGTCCTCCGGCATCAGCCGGACGTCAACCTCGTTCTTCGCCCCCGGCACCAGCGGCGTCGACATGCTCGCCGAGTCGAGGTTGAGCCCGTCGACGACGCCCTTGGTCACCAGCTCCTGCGGATTGCTGGCGACGTTCTTCGCCACCTGCCTGTAGCAGGCCTCCTCGACCCGACCACCCCAGGTCGCCTCCGCGCCCCAGCAGTCCTCCGTGGTCAGCGTCCGGACCCCGTCCCCGGCGGTGCTGAACCGCTCCCGGGTGCCGTAGTCGACCAGCAGGCCGGCGAAGCTGGTGTCCTCGCCGTCGACCGTGGCGTTGATCCGCACGTACGGCGTGCCGGAGATGTGCAGCGGCGCGGCCAGCGGCTGCGACAGGAACACCAACCGGTTCGCGGTGTTCGCCAGCGGGTCCGACGGATGCCGGATCGCGGTGGTCTGGCTCATCACCGGGGTGTCCTGGAAGGTACGGGCCGCCTTGCCCGCGGACGGCTTCACCGACAGGCCACCGGCCGGCTGCAACCACACCTGCGTCGGATGGGCGTCGGGCAGCGGCCAGGTCGGCGCGGTCTCCCACACGTCCGGCGCCCGCTCGATGTCGGCCATCGGCTCGGCCATGATCCCGTTGTCGACGCCCTGCAACCAGAAGTCGAACCAGCGGTGCAGGGTCTCCACCCACTGCCCGCGCCGGAAGTCGAACGGGTCGACGTGCCCGGTGCCGGTCAGCCACAGCTTGCGCGGCACGTCCCGCTGCGCCAGCGCCGCCCACCACTTGCTGAAGTGGTCGGCCCGCACGTTGTCGTCGTTGATCCCGTGCACCACGAACACGCTGGCCCTGACCTGGTCGGCGTGCGGCAGGTAGTCCCGCTCGGCCCAGAAGTCGTTGTAGTCGCCGGTGACGTCGTCGCCGTCCTGGCCGAGCTTCGCCCGCACCGGCGCGCAGTACGCCCGCCGGTCCGGGTTGGTCACCGTGTTCGCCAGGCTGCCCGAGTAGTTGTTCGCCCGGGTGACCAGACCGTTGCTGCGGGAGTAGTCGTACCAGCTGGAGATCGCCGAGATCGGCACGATCGTGGCGAGCCCGTCCACCCCGCTGGCCGCCGCCGCGTTCGCCAGCGTCCCGTCGTACGACTTGCCGATCATGCCGGTACGGCCGTTGTGCCAGCCGGCGGAGACCTCCAGGCCGTCGGCGTCGAAGCCCTTGCGGCGGCCGTTGAGCCAGTCGATCGCCGTCGGCGCGCTGACGTTGTCCGCCCGGCCACCGGTCACCGGGCAGCCGGTGGAGTTGTTCGTGCCGATCATGTCCAGCAGCACCACCGCGTACCCGCGCGGCACGAAGTAGTTGTCGTAGAACAGCGGCCACCTGTCGAGCAGGCCGTCACCGTCGACGTCGGCCTTGCACTCGCCCTCGTTGCCCCGGCACACCGTCGAGTAGTACGGGCTGGCGTCCATCACCACCGGCACCCGCAACCCCTGGTCGCTGGCCGCCGGCCGGATGATGTCCATGGCCACCTTGTCCAACGCCCCGTCGCCGTCGGTGTCGACGTCGGAGGTCACGAAGACCCGCTGCCGGACGGCGTCGGCGTAACCGAACACCGGCTGGGTAACCCCGTCGGCCACGACGATCGACGGCTCGCTGCCGGCCGGCTGCGCCAGCGCGCCGGTCGCCGGCACCCCCGCGAGCAGCGTCACCGCCGCCACCACCGCGGCCCGCCACCGGATCCGATATCCACGCATGTGCGGCTCCTCCTCCCCGCACCGGCCCGTGGGCCTGCACGCCCCGGCGCTGACCGGGAAGAACGTGCGCCGCCGGCGCGGCAGTTGACAAGAACCTACGAACCGCGCCCGGGCAGGTCATCGGTCACCTGTACCAGATGCGAGCCGCCTGCTCCTACGCCTGTCGCAACCCGTCGGCGCATCGCCGTCCATCGTTGACAGACGCGCCGGACCACGGCCAGGGTGGGCCCACGCCTGTGGTCAGGACCGCACCGGACGCGCAGCGCAGGCATCCGCGGCCGCCGATCACGGTCGCGTCACCGTCCCGGGAACACCACGCCGACCGCACCGGCGTTCCGCGCTGCCGCTCCCGTCCACGACAGCTTGGGCAGTTTCCGTCGTCGGCCAGCGCTCAGGGCGGAGAGAAGGTCAATTCATGTGGACCCGGGCGCACTCGTCGCCCCTGCCCAGCAACGCCGTCCGGCCCGTCGGCTGAGCCACCCGGTGGGACGCGGCGTCAGCGTCGACGTCGCGTCCCACCGCGGTCAACCCCGGTCGACGGTCCGCCGGTGCCCGTCCTCCCGACCGACCCGTAGTTCCCGTTCCAACTCGCCGATCACCGCCCGCAGGTCGTCGAGGCGTTGGCTGATCGCGATCCGGTCCAGCTCGTCCGGCACGCCGTCGCCGTCGGCGTCGTAGTCCGGGGCCAGCCCTTCGGTCATCTCCAACCGGCGGGCCTCCTCCATCGAGTTGACGATGACCGCGATCAGGATGTTCAGCAACAGGTTCACGGTGATCAGCACGTAGCTGACGTAGTAGACCAGCGTCCAGCGGGACACCTCGAGGCCCTGCTCGATCAGGTCCGGCAGCGTCTCCAGCGACAGCAGCACGAACAGCGTCAGCAGGGAGCGGCCGATGTTGCCGTACTCCTCCGGATAGGTCTCGCCGAAGATCAACCAGCCGGCCATGCCGTACACGTAGAGGGTCACCGCGGCCAGGGCGAGGAAACCGCCGACGCCCGGCAGGCTGCGCAGCAGCGCCGTGACGATGGTGCGCAGGCCCGGGGAGAACCGCACCAGCCGCAGCACCCGGGCGACCCGCACCACCCGCAACAGGGCCGAGTCCCCGTGCAGGCCGGGCAGGAAGATCGCCACCGTCACCACCAGGTCGAAGACGTTCCAGCCGTGCCGGAAGAAGTCCTGCGGCCGACGGCCGTACGCCAGCACCCGGATGGCTATCTCCGCCACGAACATCGCCCGGAACGTCCACTCCAGCCAGCGCAGCACCGGCCCGGCCGCCCCCAGGTGCGGGTAGGTCTCCAGGCCCAGCACGGTGGCGTTCGCCCCGATCAGCACGATGATGACGATCTCGAAGGGCCGCGACCGCGCCAGCCGCGCACAGCGGGCGGCCACCCCGCGCGGGCGCGGCCCACCGGGCACACCCCGCTGCTCGGGTACGACCGAACCGCTCACCACGCGCGCGACCTCAGCCCGGCGGTCGCGACGCCGGACGCGGCGACCGGGCGGGCAGGGCGGGGCGGGGATCCGGCGGGCATGCGGCTCAGCCTAACCAGCGTTCACGCCCCGGCATGGGTCCGCGGAAGCCGCTCAGGACTTCCGCAATTGAAGCGCGAATATTCGTTGCCATTCCCGGATGGCCCGTCTACCGTGGATCGGGCAAGCAAGGATCGACCCGATCGAGGGAGTCATCGTGAAGCAGTTCTCCGGCGCCGACACGCTACGGCTGATGCCGTGCGGCCCGGGCATGCTGTCGCCGGTCAGGCGATCCCGTGACCTGCCCACGGGCCGACGACTCCGCAGCTCAGGGTGGTGGCGCAGCTAGCGCCGGCGTCAGCGACGCAGCCGCCCTCCCCACCGGGACCGGGCGGCTTTTCCGTGTCCGAAGACCCGTCGGGAAACGTCACTCCATGCGGAGACGAATCGCGTTCCGTGACTCGCCACGACCATTTTTCGCTTCGCTTCATCTGAATTCCAGAATGGCAGGTGACACCATTCCAGCCCTCGTGGCCCAATCCGGCAGAGGCGCCAGGCCGAGGTCCTGGTCACGTGCGCGTTCGAGTCGCGCCGAGGGCACTGCCGCGCTACGGCGCGGCCTCGCCGACGTAGCTCAGCGGTAGAGCATCCGGCTCATATCCGGAAGGCACCCGGATCGACACCGGGCGTCGGCACCACGCGCTCGTGGTGGAACAGGCATACACGCCGGCCTCAGGTGCCGGTGCCCCGCAAGGGGTGTGGGGGTTCGAAGCCCTCCGAGCGCACGACGGCCGGGACCGACCCGGCCGGGCAGGGCCCCCGTAGCTCAGTGGACAGAGCGTCCGGCTACGAACCGGGAAGTCGCGCGTTCGACTCGCGCCGGGGGCACGACAGGCGGCATCGGTGCCCACCTCCGTCGATATTCGCTGGCGGCGCGGCGGCGACGCGCGCAGGCTGCACGACCATGACGAGCAGTGATCTGTGGGACGAGGAGACCGCGGCGACGTACGACGACGCCTCGGCGCAGATGTTCGCACCCGGCGTGCTCGATCCGGCGGTGGACTTCCTCGCCCGGCTGGCCGACGGAGGCCCCGCGCTGGAGTTCGCGATCGGCACCGGGCGGGTGGCGGTGCCGCTCGCCGCCCGCGGCGTACCGGTGTCCGGGATCGAGCTCTCCCGGCCGATGGTCGACCAGCTGCGTTGCAAGGTGTCGGCACGGGAGGTGCCGGTGGCGGTGGGCGACATGGCGACCACGGTCGTCCCGGGCCGATTCTCGCTGGTCTACGTCGTGTGGAACAGCATCGGGAACCTGCGTACGCAGGACGAGCAGGTGGAGTGCTTCCGCAACGCCGCCCGGCACCTGTCGCCGGGCGGCCGGTTCGTGGTGGAGTTGTGGGTGCCGGGGATCCGTCGGTTCCCGCCGGGGCAGGCGGCGGTGCCGTTCGCGGTGAGCGACCGGCACGTCGGATTCGACACGTTCGACATGGTCACCCAGCAGGGGACGTCGCACCACTACCGCCGGCTGGACGACGGCAGCGCCCGGTACGCCTCCAGCAACTTCCGCTACATCTGGCCGGCCGAGTGCGACCTGATGGCGCGGTTGGCCGGGTTGACGCTGGAGCGGCGGTTGGCGGACTGGAGCGGAGCGCCGTTCACGTCGGACAGTGAGAGCCACGTGTCGGTCTGGCGCAAGCCGCTCGACGCCTCGGACGAGGACTGACGCCAGCGCGGCAGCTCCGTGGCCGTCTACGGCAGCTTCGCTCAGGGCGGCGCAGCTGTGGTCAGGATCTGAAAGCACGGGCGGAGCAGTTCGACGATCTGCTCGGGTGAGGCGTCCGCGAGGTGCGTGAGGCCCAGCAGATACCGTTCGGCCAGCACGCCGTGGACGATCGCGCTGAGCAGGCTGGCGCGCAGGTCGGCGTCGCGCGCGGGGATCGCTTCGGCGAGCTGACGGAGCCGGGGCTCCCCGGCGGCCCGGTAACGATCGGCGGCATCGGCGTTCGTGAGCATCGAGCGCAGCACCGCCAGGGAGGCCACCGGCTCGCCGGTCAGGCGCCGACCCAGGGACGTCAGCAGCGCCTCGGCCACCTCGTCCGGGGTGCCGCCGGGCAGCTCGTCGGGGGACGTCTCGACGGCCCGGGCGAAGAGCAGGTCCTTGCTGCCGAAGTAATGCATGACCAGCGCGGCGTCGACGCCGGCGGCGGATGCCACGGCCCGGATCGTGGTCCGGTCGTAGCCGAGGTCGGCGAAGATCTGCCGGGCTGCGGTGAGGATCCGCTCCTCGGTCCGGAGGCGCTGTTGCGCTCTGGTGGGGCGGGCGCTCGACTCGGTCACCAATTCATTCTACGGCTGTTGACCGGCGGCTCCCAGGGCTCTACGCTCGTTCAATCAACGGGCGTTGAACAAACGGGGGCGGCCATGACCGCGGCACGCGAAGTCGTCAAGCAGCTCCTGCGCGCGAGTCGAGAACAGGACACCGAGACGTTCGTCAACCTGTTCGCGCCGGACGGATACATCGAATGGCCGTACCGACCCGCCGGTGCCCCGGGCCGCGTGGCGGGCCACGACGAGCTCCGCGAGTTCCTCACCGCGCAGGCCAACGCCCTGGTCAGATTCGACGAGTACCGCAACACGGTGATCCATGAAACCACCGATCCGCAGGTGGTGATCGTGGAGTACGAGGCTCACGGCACGGCGCTCCGCACCGGCGCGCCACTGCACCAGACGATCATCGCCGTTCTGCGGATCAGGGACGGCCTGGTCGTTTCGTACCGCGACTACCTGGATCCATTGGTGGTGGCCGAAGCCCTGGCCGGTGCCGGCGACGCCTGACCCTCGCGCGGTGGGCGACCGGCACCCGATGGGGTCAGAGCGCGGTGAGCCGGTCCACCAGGAGCTCCACCCGCGCCTCGGTGTCCCCCGGCGGCAGCCGCCCCGCCCGCGTCAGGGTGGCCAGGCCGTGCAGGGCCGCCCAGAACAGCTCGGTGAACAGCGCCGGGTGGACCCTCTCCCCGGCGACATCGTCGAGACAGTCCAGCAGGGCGGCGAAGGCGTCCTTGAGGGGTTGCGGGGTGTCCTCGTGCGCGAAGGGCAGTCCGCCGTCGAGTGCGAACAGGGCGTCGTAGACGGCCGGGTTGCGGGCGGCGAAGTCGAGGTAGGTGCGGGCCAGCGCGGTGACCCGGGCGCGCGGCCCGTCCGCGGCGGAGGTCGCGGTCCGCAGGGCGACGGCCATCTCGGCGGCCCCCTGGAGGGCGACGGCGCCGATGATCTCCCGCTTGCCGCGGAAGTGGCTGTAGAGGACAGGCTGGCTGTATTCGATGCGTTCGGCGAGCCGGCGGGTGGTGACCGCGTCCCAACCCTGCTGTTCGGCGAGTTCGCGGGCCGTCGCGACGATCAGGCGTTCGCGGTCCGCCCGTTCGCGCCCCCGGCGTTCGTGTACCGACATGAGCGAACCCTAGCACTGCTAGACAAGCAAGCATGAGCAGGTCTAGCGTTGACTCGACAGCTAGCAGCGCTAGATACAAGGAGCGGTCGTCATGCTCAGCGCATTCCAGGTGCTCACCACCGTGGTCGTCGGCCTGATGGTGGGAGTGGAACTCTCCGTCGCCGTCGTCGTCAACCGGATCCTCGACGCGCTCCCCGGCGACGCCGGTCAGCTCGGCCGCGCCCACGGCGGCCGGATGCTCGGCGCCGCCATGCCGGTCTGGTACGTCGGCTCACTGGCCCTGGTCGCGGTCTGGGCCGTCGCCGGATGGGGACACCACGGCAACGCGCTCGTCGTCACCGCCGGCGGGTTGCTTGTCCTCAGCGTGGTCATGTCGGTGCTGCTGCTCGTCCCGATCAACAACCGGGGCAGGACGTGGACGCCCGACAACCGGCCCGCCGACTGGAAACAGCAGATGAAGCGCTGGGACCGCCTGCACCTCGTCCGCGTCGCGGTCATCATCGCCGCCTTCACCCTGCTGGTCGCCGCCCTGGCGTGACGTCCGGCGGGAGCACACTGGCCGCTCGCCCGTGCGTTCCGGATGGGGACGGGTGGCCCACCCCACCCGGAGCGCCCGCTGGCCGGGCGGGTGCACGACGCGCGCTCGTTCAGGCTGGTTGTACGCCCGGGCTACCCGCCTCGACGATCCACCGCCCGGTGGTCGAGGCGGGAGCGTCGGGCGAGTCGACGGCGGCGACGGAACGCTCCTCGGTCAACCAACGCGACCGGTCGACGTCCATCCGCAGCCATCCGTGCGTCCGGCCGTTGAAGTAGCGCACCCACGGGTTGAACGCACGGTTCGACGCCTCCACCACCGGGACCAGTTCGGCCGGGAAATCCGAGGTGATCGAGGTGGCGACGAACTCGCTGGCGACCACCGGTGAGGCCGCGTCGTCGAAGTCGAGCTTGAGGTCGCTGACCCAGGTCGAGTGAATGTCGCCGGCCAGCACGATCGGGTTCGCGGCTCCGGAGGCCCGTACCGCCGCGAGCAGCCGCGCGCGCTGCGGCGAGTAGCCGTCCCACTGGTCGAGGTTGACCGTCGACGCCGGCGGTGGCGTGACGAAGCGGGTCGCGGCCATCATCACCTGCTGGCCGAGCACGTTCCACAGCGCCGGCGACGAGCGCAGCCCGTCGACCAGCCACGCCTCCTGAGCGGGACCGGTCAGGGTCCCGTTGGTGTTGGTGGAGCCGAGCGCCTGCGGGCCGAAGTCGGTGGGGATGCCCCCGGGCTGGTCGGTGCGGTACTGGCGGGTGTCGAGCATGTTCAGCCGCAGCAGGGTGCCGAAGTCGAACCGCCGGTAGATGCGCAGGTCCGGCGAGCCGGGCAGGTACGCGGCCCGGACCGGGGTGTGCTCGTACCAGGCCTGGTAGGCGTGCGCCCGCTGGACCGCGAACTCCTGCCGGGCCTGGTGCCGCTGGGGGTAGGGCAGGTCGTCCTGCTCGTCGTCGAGGCCGGCGTAGTTGTTCTCGGTCTCGTGGTCGTCCCAGACCGCGACGAAGGGGAAGGCGCGGTGGGCGGCCTGCAGTTGGGGGTCGGTGCGGTAGAGCGCGTGCCGGTTCCGGAAGTCGGCCAGCGTCGACAACTGGTCGGCGTCGAGAGGTGTCCCCGAGGAGGGGTTGTGCTGCCGGACGGCGCCCGGCTTCGGGTCGTACTCGTAGATGTAGTCGCCAAGGTGCAGCACGAGGTCCAGGTCGCATTCGGCCATGTCCCGGTAGGCCGGGTAGTACCCGTTCTGCCAGTCCTGACAGTTGGCGATGCCGAACCGCAGCCGGGAGGCCACCGCGCCGCGCTCCGGCGCCGTGCGGGTCCGGCCGATCTCGCTGAGGTGGCGGCCGGCCCGGAAGCGGTACCAGTAGTCCCGGCCCGGCTGCAGGCCCCGCACGTCGACGTGGACGGAGTGCGCCCAGCCCGGCCGCGCGGTCACCGCGCCGGCGCGTACCACCCGGCGAAACGACGGGTCGGCCGCGATCTGCCACGTCACCTGCACCGGCCGGCTGCCCATCGAGGCGGCGTCGAGCGGGTCGCGAACCAACCGGGTCCAGAGCACCACGCCGTCCGGCAGCGGATCACCGCTGGCCACCCCGAGGCGGAACGGATTCCAGGACAACCCCTGCGCGTACGCCGGTGTCACGCTTCCCGTGACGGCCGCGGTCCCGGTCAGGGCGGCAGCCCCGACGAGAAGGTTACGCCGCCCGATGCCCCGCTGCTCGATCTGCTCGCCCACTGGCCAGTCCTCCCTGTCGACGCCGTCGAACCGATTCGACTCGGCACATCAGAGGCCCGGGTGACCCGAAGGCCAACACGACGTGACGCTCCGGCGGCGAATGGAACCCGTAGCATACGGCGAGACATCGACGTTCTTCATCACCACCGGGCCGCCCACCGTCGTCGACGGACCTTCAACAGCCCCGTCCCGAGCCGGCAACCGGCGTGTCGATCTCCGCTAGGACCTGCCGCTGGAAGGCGCTGGCCTCGGCACCTCCCGGCGGGGAGCCACCCGTGCGGGCGGCGATCGCACGGCCGATCAGCTCCGGCGCGTAGCCCAGTTCGGCGAGCCGGCGGCCGGCATCGACCTTGGACAGCCACACCCCGTCGCGGACCCGGACCAGGGACCGGCAGGCGCCGAGCACGGCGTCCTCCGCGCCCGGGGCGGGCGTGTCGCCGGGTGGGAACGGTCTGGCCAGCCACCAGGTGAGCGCGTCGAGCAGCAGCCGACGCAGGTCGTCGGGGGCCAGGTCGGCGAAGGTGTCGGCAGCCGGCGGCCCGATCAGGGTACGTCCGTGCTGGTGCAGGATGCTGCGGTCCAGCGCGTACCAGAACAGGCCGTCCTCGGCGGGCCGGCCGGTCACCGACAGCGTCTGCCGGAACGGCATCCCGGCGCCGGTGTTCAGCTCCAGCTCGAAGCCCGGCTCGGGGGTGCCGGAGCGCGCGGCGGCGGCGGTGTAGGCGACGAGTTCCAGGCCGCGGGCCGGGCAGGGCAGGGTCTCGTGGCGCAGGGCGGCGACCAGGGCGGACTTCTCGGCGCCGGCGAGGGGCCGGGCGCTGACCAGCGCCACGTCGACGTCGCTGCGCCCCGGTTGGTACGCGTCGAGCGCGACCGACCCGGCGGCGTACGCCCCGGTCAGGTCCTCGCCGAGCACGGCGCGCGCAGCGGCGACGAGCTGGTCGAGGTATCGCCGCACATCGGTGTCCACCGTCCCATCCTGGCGCGACGGCGGTGCCCGGCGGCGGCCGGGGTGGCTCAGGCGGGCTGGTCCGCCCTGGTCGTTCCCGGTTCGTCGACGGGCGGACCGGGGATGCGGGCGGCGTCCTTGACGATGGCCACTCCCTTGGTCAGCCAGGCGGCGCCGAAGGCGAGCACCGCGACGGTCTCGCACCAGAACAGTGGCCGCAGCGCGTCCTGCGTGGAGCCGGGCAGGGCGTTGCTGGCCAGCGCCAGCCCGACGGCGGCGAGGATGACCACCCCGCAGGTCCGGTAGATCCCGTGGTGCCCGCGCTTCTCGGCCGGTAGCCGGGGCCGGCTGGGGCTGCTGCGGGCGAAGAGGAAGCAGAAGAGCGCCAGCAGCACGAACAGCGCGGCGGCGCAGACCTGGTGGGCCCGGCCGACCAGCCGCTCGGTCGGGTCCGCGTCGGCGGGGGCGACCGGCAGCAGCGCCACCGCGATCGCCAGCGCCCCGGCGACGGTGCTGAGCAGGTCGTCGAGGCGGGCGTAGCGGTAGCAGACCAGGAACACCCCGATGGCGCAGAGGCTGCCGACGAAGACGTCGCGCATGCCGGTGCGGTGGTAGGCGCTGATCGAGTCGAGCACCGTGAACCGGCCGGTGAGCAGCGCGTCGCCGGCCACCAGCACGAACGGCAGGGCGATGCCGAGGACGCCGATGCCGAGGCGCAGCCGGCGTACGGTCAGCGCGTCCTGCGAAGGGATGACGGCCATCCGACCGACTCCTTCCCCACGGGCACCGGACACGGTTGCGCCGGCTCGTTCCACGATACGTCCGCCGCAGGTCACCGGTCACGTACGCGGAGTCACCCGACTGTGGCGGGAGATCACCGGAACCGGCGGACGGGACATCATGGATTGCTCGGCGGGACTACCGTGGACCCAGCTCCGCTCGTCCGCCCGGACCGCCGTCCGGGGGCGTCCACCAGCGGGTAAGGAGATCACCATGTCACCCCCCACCAGTCGTGTCCGCCGCGCCGCGGCTCTGGTCGCGCTCGCGACCACCGGCGGCCTGCTGCTGCCCGTCTCGACCGCCCAGGCCGCGCCCCGGCAGCAGGCGCCGGTCGTCACGCAGGTGGCCACCCAGGTCACCACCGAGCTCGGGGCGACCGCCACCGCCCGGTACGCGCTCGCCACGACGCAGCCCACGCTCCGGCAGGGCTCCCGCGGTGCCGCGGTGACCACGCTGCAGCGGCGGTTGGCGGCCCTGCACTACGACCTCGGCACGATCGACGGCGACTTCGGGCCGTCGACGTTCCACGCGGTCGTCGCGTTCCAGAAGGTCAACGGGCTCTCCCGGGACGGCATCGTCGGCCCGAACACCTGGGCCAAGCTCAGCAGCCCGGTGATCCCGAAGCCGCGGTACCGGCACTCAGGGCTGTCGCTGGAGGCCAACCTGAGCCGGCAGGTGCTCTACCTGGCCCGTGACGGGCAGGTGATCCGGATCCTGGACGCCTCCAGCGGCAAGGCGAGCACCCCGACCGTGCGGGGCAACTTCTCGATCACCCGCCGGATCGACGGCTGGCGGCAGAGCGACCTCGGCATGCTGTGGAAGCCCAACTACTTCTACCGCGGGTACGCCGTCCACGGCGCCACCTCGGTGCCGAACTACCCGGCCAGCCACGGCTGCGTGCGGGTGACCATCCCGGCGATGAACCGGCTCTGGGGCACCATCAAGGTCGGCCTGCCGGTGCACGTGTACGCCTGACACCGCGACGCGACGAACGCCCGGCCGGGAACCCCGGCCGGGCGTTCGTCGTTGCTGCCACCGGACACCGCCTGACGGTGGTGTCCGACCTCGGACCGCTCGGGTCCGAGCAGGATCAGAGGCTGAGCCGCTGACCCGGGAAGATCAGGTTCGGGCTGTCGCCGACGACGCGCTTGTTGCGCTCGTACAGCGCCTCCCAGCCACCCGCCAGGTCGCGGGCGTCCGCGATCAGCGAGAGGGTGTCACCCGACTGCACCACGTAGGTGTCGCCGCTCGACGCCGACCGGGTCTGGCGGGTCTCGCG
Protein-coding sequences here:
- a CDS encoding TetR/AcrR family transcriptional regulator, which produces MSVHERRGRERADRERLIVATARELAEQQGWDAVTTRRLAERIEYSQPVLYSHFRGKREIIGAVALQGAAEMAVALRTATSAADGPRARVTALARTYLDFAARNPAVYDALFALDGGLPFAHEDTPQPLKDAFAALLDCLDDVAGERVHPALFTELFWAALHGLATLTRAGRLPPGDTEARVELLVDRLTAL
- a CDS encoding DUF1772 domain-containing protein, which encodes MLSAFQVLTTVVVGLMVGVELSVAVVVNRILDALPGDAGQLGRAHGGRMLGAAMPVWYVGSLALVAVWAVAGWGHHGNALVVTAGGLLVLSVVMSVLLLVPINNRGRTWTPDNRPADWKQQMKRWDRLHLVRVAVIIAAFTLLVAALA
- a CDS encoding alkaline phosphatase D family protein; this encodes MGEQIEQRGIGRRNLLVGAAALTGTAAVTGSVTPAYAQGLSWNPFRLGVASGDPLPDGVVLWTRLVRDPLDAASMGSRPVQVTWQIAADPSFRRVVRAGAVTARPGWAHSVHVDVRGLQPGRDYWYRFRAGRHLSEIGRTRTAPERGAVASRLRFGIANCQDWQNGYYPAYRDMAECDLDLVLHLGDYIYEYDPKPGAVRQHNPSSGTPLDADQLSTLADFRNRHALYRTDPQLQAAHRAFPFVAVWDDHETENNYAGLDDEQDDLPYPQRHQARQEFAVQRAHAYQAWYEHTPVRAAYLPGSPDLRIYRRFDFGTLLRLNMLDTRQYRTDQPGGIPTDFGPQALGSTNTNGTLTGPAQEAWLVDGLRSSPALWNVLGQQVMMAATRFVTPPPASTVNLDQWDGYSPQRARLLAAVRASGAANPIVLAGDIHSTWVSDLKLDFDDAASPVVASEFVATSITSDFPAELVPVVEASNRAFNPWVRYFNGRTHGWLRMDVDRSRWLTEERSVAAVDSPDAPASTTGRWIVEAGSPGVQPA
- a CDS encoding nucleotidyltransferase; protein product: MDTDVRRYLDQLVAAARAVLGEDLTGAYAAGSVALDAYQPGRSDVDVALVSARPLAGAEKSALVAALRHETLPCPARGLELVAYTAAAARSGTPEPGFELELNTGAGMPFRQTLSVTGRPAEDGLFWYALDRSILHQHGRTLIGPPAADTFADLAPDDLRRLLLDALTWWLARPFPPGDTPAPGAEDAVLGACRSLVRVRDGVWLSKVDAGRRLAELGYAPELIGRAIAARTGGSPPGGAEASAFQRQVLAEIDTPVAGSGRGC
- a CDS encoding DUF998 domain-containing protein, with amino-acid sequence MAVIPSQDALTVRRLRLGIGVLGIALPFVLVAGDALLTGRFTVLDSISAYHRTGMRDVFVGSLCAIGVFLVCYRYARLDDLLSTVAGALAIAVALLPVAPADADPTERLVGRAHQVCAAALFVLLALFCFLFARSSPSRPRLPAEKRGHHGIYRTCGVVILAAVGLALASNALPGSTQDALRPLFWCETVAVLAFGAAWLTKGVAIVKDAARIPGPPVDEPGTTRADQPA
- a CDS encoding L,D-transpeptidase family protein, translated to MSPPTSRVRRAAALVALATTGGLLLPVSTAQAAPRQQAPVVTQVATQVTTELGATATARYALATTQPTLRQGSRGAAVTTLQRRLAALHYDLGTIDGDFGPSTFHAVVAFQKVNGLSRDGIVGPNTWAKLSSPVIPKPRYRHSGLSLEANLSRQVLYLARDGQVIRILDASSGKASTPTVRGNFSITRRIDGWRQSDLGMLWKPNYFYRGYAVHGATSVPNYPASHGCVRVTIPAMNRLWGTIKVGLPVHVYA